The Oculatellaceae cyanobacterium genomic sequence ATCCCCACAAATTAGAACGATTAGCTACTAATATGTCGGCTTTAGGAAAAGAAAGATAAACTGGTAAACCAAACATAGAAGGAAAACCAGCAGCTAAAAATATTTTAATCTGAGCTAATACTGTTTTCAATAGTAGATTAGGTGAATCTAGACGTAGATATACAACAGTTTTATAATTTTGAGCATATGAATAGCAGAATGCAGGCGGTTCTTCATCAAAATTATTAATATCATAGGGCCAGAATTCTTCTGGAACAACACCAAATATAACCATTGCCCGTAAGGTGTTACGCAAAGAAGCTCCAGCATCTCCTTCCAAGTGCATTAATTTTCTTGTTATTTTATAAAGAAAACGTCTAGAAGCAGCAACAATACGATCTTCAGATTTTTTTTTCTCAAAATATTCGAGAAGAGCTACAGTAGCATGGGCTGAACAAGATCTTAGCAAACCTTGATCCTGGATAGGAGAAAAATAATTCCTTAAATCTATTTTGTTGTTTAATCTTACAAGATTATTATTTTTATCAAGTTTTTCAGATAGTTGCGGATTCATGGGCAAGATCAGAGCTTGTTGTTCGGGATCTTTATCTCCTTCGGAACTTATGTCTGTGTTTGTTCTTTCTAGGCATGGCGAGGTTTTTTGTTTATCCTTTATTATGCCATCAATAGATGAGTCAGGAATTATTTTGAACTGAGTAGTTGTGTCTTTTGGATTACTTGGGGTTTCTAATTCAGCTTTG encodes the following:
- a CDS encoding C1 family peptidase, with protein sequence MANSFGMGWIPDRPAFTEWTPQKYYALLKTEAFPKHNKCIDFVKAELETPSNPKDTTTQFKIIPDSSIDGIIKDKQKTSPCLERTNTDISSEGDKDPEQQALILPMNPQLSEKLDKNNNLVRLNNKIDLRNYFSPIQDQGLLRSCSAHATVALLEYFEKKKSEDRIVAASRRFLYKITRKLMHLEGDAGASLRNTLRAMVIFGVVPEEFWPYDINNFDEEPPAFCYSYAQNYKTVVYLRLDSPNLLLKTVLAQIKIFLAAGFPSMFGLPVYLSFPKADILVANRSNLWGFANEQTFPYLIFPPHTINNKKKDKVDTDIPFPNSKERAIGSHALVVVGYDDNYTITNPIDQTKTKGAFRVRNSWGLAWGDNGYGWLPYEYVLQGLAVNWFSIIKNEWLDLDQQYFGFGSLDNDILSEPPNGKPPKQNK